One region of Camelina sativa cultivar DH55 chromosome 6, Cs, whole genome shotgun sequence genomic DNA includes:
- the LOC104790858 gene encoding 17.4 kDa class I heat shock protein-like — protein MSLIPSTFGGRRTNVFDPFSLDVWDPFEGFLSQANAQANKDVAAFTNAKVDWRETPEAHVFKADLPGIKKEEVKVEVEDGNILQISGERSSENEEKSDKWHRVERSSGKFMRRFRLPENAKVDEVKASMENGVLSVTVPKVPEKKPEVKSIDISG, from the coding sequence ATGTCTCTAATTCCGAGCACTTTTGGAGGCCGAAGAACAAACGTGTTCGACCCTTTCTCGCTAGACGTATGGGATCCGTTCGAAGGGTTCTTGTCGCAGGCAAACGCACAGGCTAATAAGGACGTGGCAGCGTTCACAAACGCTAAGGTGGATTGGAGGGAGACACCTGAGGCGCACGTGTTCAAGGCGGACTTGCCGGGGATTAAGAAGGAAGAGGTAAAAGTGGAGGTTGAAGATGGGAACATACTTCAGATCAGCGGAGAGAGGAGCAGTGAGAATGAAGAGAAGAGTGACAAGTGGCATCGTGTGGAGAGGTCGAGTGGGAAGTTTATGAGGAGGTTTAGGCTGCCGGAGAATGCGAAGGTGGATGAAGTGAAGGCCAGTATGGAGAATGGTGTGTTGTCTGTTACGGTGCCGAAAGTGCCGGAGAAGAAGCCTGAAGTGAAGTCCATTGATATTTCCGGTTAA
- the LOC104790859 gene encoding 17.4 kDa class I heat shock protein-like: protein MSLIPSIFRGRRTNVFDPFSLDVWDPFEGFLSQANALANKDVAAFTNAKVDWRETPEAHVFKADLPGLKKEEVKVEVEDGNILQISGERSSENEEKSGKWHRVKRSSGKFMRRFRLPENAKVEEVKASMENGVLSVTVPKVPEKKPEVKSINISG, encoded by the coding sequence ATGTCTCTAATTCCGAGCATTTTTAGAGGCCGAAGAACAAACGTGTTCGACCCATTCTCGCTAGACGTATGGGATCCGTTCGAAGGGTTCTTGTCGCAGGCAAACGCACTGGCTAATAAGGACGTGGCAGCGTTCACAAACGCTAAAGTGGACTGGAGGGAAACACCTGAGGCACACGTGTTCAAGGCGGACTTGCCGGGGCTTAAGAAGGAAGAGGTGAAAGTGGAGGTTGAAGATGGGAACATACTTCAGATCAGCGGAGAGAGGAGCAGTGAGAATGAAGAGAAGAGTGGCAAGTGGCACCGTGTGAAGAGGTCAAGTGGGAAGTTCATGAGGAGGTTTAGGCTGCCGGAGAATGCCAAGGTGGAGGAAGTGAAGGCCAGTATGGAGAATGGTGTCTTGTCGGTCACGGTGCCGAAAGTGCCGGAGAAGAAGCCTGAGGTCAAATCCATTAATATCTCCGGTTAA